The following are encoded together in the Cololabis saira isolate AMF1-May2022 chromosome 5, fColSai1.1, whole genome shotgun sequence genome:
- the map2k1 gene encoding dual specificity mitogen-activated protein kinase kinase 1 isoform X1: MQKRRKPEPIQLNPIPDGNTLNGTGASETNLEALQKKLEELELDEQQRKRLEAFLTQKQKVGELKDDDFEKICELGAGNGGVVFKVSHRPSGLIMARKLIHLEIKPAIRNQIIRELQVLHECNSPYIVGFYGAFYSDGEISICMEHMDGGSLDQSLKKAGKIPEQILGKVSIAVIKGLSYLREKHKIMHRDVKPSNILVNSRGEIKLCDFGVSGQLIDSMANSFVGTRSYMSPERLQGTHYSVQSDIWSMGLSLVEMAIGRFPIPPPDSKELEQIFGFPVEGDGAPTESPRPRPPGCPVSLYGPDSRPPMAIFELLDYIVNEPPPKLPAIFSSEFQEFVHKCLIKTPAERADLKQLMVHPFIRQSEAEEVDFAGWLCSTIGLSQPATPTHTAAM; the protein is encoded by the exons GACAAACCTGGAGGCGCTGCAGAAGAAGCTAGAAGAGCTTGAGTTGGATGAGCAGCAGCGAAAACGCTTGGAGGCCTTTCTGACACAGAAGCAGAAGGTGGGAGAGCTGAAGGACGACGACTTCGAGAAGATCTGTGAGCTTGGTGCAGGCAACGGAGGCGTTGTCTTTAAGGTGTCACACCGGCCTTCAGGTCTGATTATGGCGAGGAAG CTGATCCACCTGGAGATCAAGCCAGCCATCAGGAACCAGATCATTCGggagctgcaggtgctgcacgAGTGTAACTCCCCATATATTGTAGGCTTTTACGGGGCTTTTTACAGCGATGGAGAAATCAGCATCTGCATGGAGCATATG GATGGCGGCTCCCTGGACCAGTCACTGAAGAAAGCTGGCAAGATCCCAGAGCAGATACTTGGCAAAGTCAGCATCGCT GTCATTAAAGGGCTTTCCTACCTCCGGGAGAAGCACAAGATCATGCACAGAG ACGTGAAACCCTCCAACATCCTGGTGAACTCCCGCGGCGAGATCAAGCTGTGTGACTTCGGAGTGAGTGGACAGCTCATAGACTCGATGGCCAACTCCTTCGTGGGCACTCGGTCGTACATGTCC CCAGAGCGTCTGCAGGGCACCCACTACTCCGTCCAGTCAGACATATGGAGCATGGGTCTGTCTCTAGTTGAGATGGCCATTGGCCGCTTCCCCATCCCTCCACCTGACTCTAAAGAGCTTGAGCAGATTTTTGGATTCCCGGTGGAAGGGGACGGAGCACCCACCGAGTCCCCCAGACCACGGCCCCCTGGGTGTCCCGTCAGCT TGTACGGCCCAGACAGCAGACCTCCCATGGCTATATTTGAGCTGCTTGACTACATCGTCAATGAG CCTCCACCAAAACTACCTGCGATATTTAGCTCTGAATTCCAAGAATTTGTCCACAAATG TTTGATAAAGACTCCTGCGGAGAGAGCAGACCTGAAGCAGCTGATG GTGCACCCTTTTATCAGACAGTCCGAGGCCGAGGAGGTGGACTTTGCAGGCTGGTTGTGCAGCACTATTGGACTGAGTCAGCCTGCAACACCCACCCACACTGCTGCCATGTGA
- the map2k1 gene encoding dual specificity mitogen-activated protein kinase kinase 1 isoform X2, which yields MQKRRKPEPIQLNPIPDGNTLNGTGASETNLEALQKKLEELELDEQQRKRLEAFLTQKQKVGELKDDDFEKICELGAGNGGVVFKLIHLEIKPAIRNQIIRELQVLHECNSPYIVGFYGAFYSDGEISICMEHMDGGSLDQSLKKAGKIPEQILGKVSIAVIKGLSYLREKHKIMHRDVKPSNILVNSRGEIKLCDFGVSGQLIDSMANSFVGTRSYMSPERLQGTHYSVQSDIWSMGLSLVEMAIGRFPIPPPDSKELEQIFGFPVEGDGAPTESPRPRPPGCPVSLYGPDSRPPMAIFELLDYIVNEPPPKLPAIFSSEFQEFVHKCLIKTPAERADLKQLMVHPFIRQSEAEEVDFAGWLCSTIGLSQPATPTHTAAM from the exons GACAAACCTGGAGGCGCTGCAGAAGAAGCTAGAAGAGCTTGAGTTGGATGAGCAGCAGCGAAAACGCTTGGAGGCCTTTCTGACACAGAAGCAGAAGGTGGGAGAGCTGAAGGACGACGACTTCGAGAAGATCTGTGAGCTTGGTGCAGGCAACGGAGGCGTTGTCTTTAAG CTGATCCACCTGGAGATCAAGCCAGCCATCAGGAACCAGATCATTCGggagctgcaggtgctgcacgAGTGTAACTCCCCATATATTGTAGGCTTTTACGGGGCTTTTTACAGCGATGGAGAAATCAGCATCTGCATGGAGCATATG GATGGCGGCTCCCTGGACCAGTCACTGAAGAAAGCTGGCAAGATCCCAGAGCAGATACTTGGCAAAGTCAGCATCGCT GTCATTAAAGGGCTTTCCTACCTCCGGGAGAAGCACAAGATCATGCACAGAG ACGTGAAACCCTCCAACATCCTGGTGAACTCCCGCGGCGAGATCAAGCTGTGTGACTTCGGAGTGAGTGGACAGCTCATAGACTCGATGGCCAACTCCTTCGTGGGCACTCGGTCGTACATGTCC CCAGAGCGTCTGCAGGGCACCCACTACTCCGTCCAGTCAGACATATGGAGCATGGGTCTGTCTCTAGTTGAGATGGCCATTGGCCGCTTCCCCATCCCTCCACCTGACTCTAAAGAGCTTGAGCAGATTTTTGGATTCCCGGTGGAAGGGGACGGAGCACCCACCGAGTCCCCCAGACCACGGCCCCCTGGGTGTCCCGTCAGCT TGTACGGCCCAGACAGCAGACCTCCCATGGCTATATTTGAGCTGCTTGACTACATCGTCAATGAG CCTCCACCAAAACTACCTGCGATATTTAGCTCTGAATTCCAAGAATTTGTCCACAAATG TTTGATAAAGACTCCTGCGGAGAGAGCAGACCTGAAGCAGCTGATG GTGCACCCTTTTATCAGACAGTCCGAGGCCGAGGAGGTGGACTTTGCAGGCTGGTTGTGCAGCACTATTGGACTGAGTCAGCCTGCAACACCCACCCACACTGCTGCCATGTGA